The following coding sequences are from one Aeromicrobium duanguangcaii window:
- a CDS encoding F0F1 ATP synthase subunit gamma — MAVSLREYRAKIRSTQSTKKITRAMELIAASRIIKAQQHAAAAGPYARELTRAVSALATFSNIEHVLTTENPNAERAAILVIASDRGLAGAYASSVLKETEQLAERLRGEGKQVTYFLAGRKAEQYFNFRQREFEKSWTGFSDKPTYDDARVIGDELIARGARDETAEEAVDPAEAVDELYVVYTRFKSMLVQEPTAIRLFPLEIVEGEEAPDEAEALPLYEFEPSAAEVLEAVLPKYLYSRIYSCLLQAAASELAARQKAMKSATDNAQDLIEKYTRLANQARQAGITQEISEIVGGANALAEASASD, encoded by the coding sequence ATGGCTGTCTCACTCCGCGAATACCGCGCGAAGATCAGGTCGACGCAGTCGACCAAGAAGATCACGCGTGCGATGGAGTTGATCGCCGCGTCGCGGATCATCAAGGCTCAGCAGCATGCGGCCGCGGCCGGACCGTACGCGCGTGAACTCACGCGTGCGGTCTCGGCCCTGGCCACGTTCTCCAACATCGAGCACGTGCTGACCACCGAGAACCCGAACGCCGAGCGCGCCGCGATCCTCGTGATCGCCAGCGATCGCGGTCTGGCCGGTGCGTACGCGTCGAGCGTGCTCAAGGAGACCGAGCAGCTGGCCGAGCGCCTCCGTGGCGAGGGCAAGCAGGTCACGTACTTCCTCGCCGGCCGCAAGGCGGAGCAGTACTTCAACTTCCGCCAGCGCGAGTTTGAGAAGTCCTGGACGGGCTTCTCGGACAAGCCGACGTACGACGACGCTCGCGTCATCGGCGACGAGCTGATCGCCCGCGGTGCGCGGGACGAGACCGCCGAGGAGGCGGTCGATCCGGCCGAGGCCGTCGATGAGCTCTACGTGGTCTACACGCGGTTCAAGTCGATGCTGGTGCAGGAGCCGACGGCCATCCGTCTGTTCCCGCTCGAGATCGTCGAGGGCGAGGAGGCTCCGGACGAGGCCGAGGCTCTGCCGCTGTACGAGTTCGAGCCCAGCGCCGCCGAGGTCCTCGAGGCGGTCCTGCCCAAGTACCTCTACAGCCGCATCTACTCCTGCCTGCTGCAGGCGGCCGCCTCGGAGCTGGCCGCTCGTCAGAAGGCCATGAAGTCCGCGACCGACAACGCGCAGGACCTGATCGAGAAGTACACCCGACTGGCGAACCAGGCTCGCCAGGCCGGCATCACCCAAGAAATCAGCGAGATCGTGGGTGGCGCGAACGCGCTCGCCGAGGCCTCCGCGTCCGATTGA
- a CDS encoding endonuclease/exonuclease/phosphatase family protein, which produces MRVVRLLLAVVAVALLVLAATPWVDRVEPSWLPAVQALGKVWIAAAVVGIVASLVTRAWFACGTNLVAIAVALVTIVNVSNRPDCDAGDGRLAVMALNAHYGDADVAQLAAAVQRHDIDVLVVPEATEPMIAKLAATEPGRRFTHRSGQTPESRDTEGTVILSRYPATRVDVPAGEAEIFQQPAMSVDVGGTPVLVRGVHPKPPVDDWLQDWRTGLMELGQWQRANRGRPLVMAGDFNASSAHAPFRDAKRGMYDTAGWWPTSTWPLDRAYPPFADIDHVLVRGLSVKGSGTEDIDGTDHRAVWADLRICSR; this is translated from the coding sequence GTGAGGGTCGTCCGGCTGCTCCTGGCCGTCGTCGCGGTGGCCCTGCTGGTCCTCGCGGCGACGCCGTGGGTGGATCGGGTCGAGCCGTCCTGGCTCCCCGCCGTCCAGGCGCTCGGCAAGGTCTGGATCGCGGCCGCGGTCGTGGGGATCGTCGCGAGCCTCGTGACGCGGGCCTGGTTCGCCTGCGGCACGAACCTCGTGGCGATCGCGGTGGCCCTCGTGACCATCGTCAACGTCAGCAACCGCCCGGACTGCGATGCCGGTGACGGCCGACTGGCCGTGATGGCCCTCAACGCGCACTACGGCGACGCGGACGTCGCCCAGCTCGCCGCCGCCGTGCAGCGGCACGACATCGACGTCCTGGTCGTTCCGGAGGCCACCGAGCCGATGATCGCGAAGCTGGCGGCGACCGAACCGGGCCGGCGCTTCACCCACCGCAGCGGGCAGACCCCCGAGAGCCGCGACACCGAGGGCACCGTGATCCTCTCGCGGTATCCCGCGACCCGGGTCGACGTGCCCGCCGGCGAGGCCGAGATCTTCCAGCAGCCGGCGATGTCGGTCGACGTCGGCGGCACCCCGGTGCTCGTGCGGGGCGTCCACCCGAAGCCGCCGGTCGATGACTGGCTGCAGGACTGGCGCACGGGCCTGATGGAGCTGGGGCAGTGGCAGCGCGCCAACCGGGGCCGCCCGCTCGTCATGGCGGGGGACTTCAACGCCTCGTCCGCCCATGCGCCGTTCCGCGACGCCAAGCGCGGGATGTACGACACGGCCGGCTGGTGGCCCACGTCGACCTGGCCACTGGATCGTGCCTATCCGCCCTTCGCCGACATCGACCATGTGCTGGTGCGTGGCCTGAGCGTGAAGGGCTCGGGCACCGAGGACATCGACGGCACCGACCATCGCGCCGTCTGGGCCGACCTGCGGATCTGCAGCCGCTGA
- a CDS encoding WapI family immunity protein gives MTGDVLDLSIAGYEFDATTLGADAEWDANWLVVAGEVTTAGETWTFRNPCLTTWEARELLEFLREAKVDASVEFTEPNLSFHVTEATDDTVTVGACLRAEAAAATATHDVRWGSGTSVWFRVSRGGLDEAATAWAAELECFPQR, from the coding sequence ATGACCGGCGACGTCCTCGATCTGTCGATCGCCGGATATGAGTTCGACGCGACCACGCTCGGCGCCGACGCCGAGTGGGACGCGAACTGGCTGGTGGTAGCTGGCGAGGTGACGACCGCGGGCGAGACGTGGACGTTCCGCAACCCATGCCTGACGACCTGGGAGGCCAGAGAGCTCCTGGAGTTCCTGCGCGAAGCCAAGGTCGATGCCTCGGTCGAGTTCACCGAACCGAACCTGTCGTTCCACGTAACGGAGGCGACGGACGACACCGTGACCGTCGGTGCCTGCCTCCGCGCGGAAGCCGCGGCCGCGACTGCGACTCACGACGTTCGGTGGGGTTCTGGAACGTCCGTCTGGTTCCGTGTCTCCCGAGGCGGGCTGGACGAGGCGGCCACCGCTTGGGCGGCTGAGCTGGAGTGCTTCCCGCAGCGCTGA
- a CDS encoding cob(I)yrinic acid a,c-diamide adenosyltransferase, which translates to MVHLTKIYTRTGDDGTTNLVDFSRTSKNDLRLVVYADVDEANSQIGVALATGELDADVTAVLTHVQNDLFDLGSDVGNPVVDEPKYPPLRVEPDYVERLEQWCDRFNEDVPPLDSFILPGGTMAASQLHVARTVVRRAERAAWAAIEQHGDTVNVLVAKYLNRLSDLLFILGRYANRERGDVLWVPGGDRTGA; encoded by the coding sequence ATGGTTCACCTGACGAAGATCTACACCCGCACCGGCGACGACGGAACGACGAATCTCGTCGATTTCTCGCGCACGTCCAAGAACGACCTGCGACTGGTGGTCTACGCGGACGTCGACGAGGCCAACAGCCAGATCGGCGTGGCCCTGGCCACGGGCGAGCTGGATGCGGATGTCACGGCGGTGTTGACCCATGTCCAGAACGATCTCTTCGATCTGGGCTCGGACGTGGGCAACCCCGTCGTCGACGAACCGAAGTACCCGCCCCTGCGCGTCGAGCCCGACTACGTCGAGCGGCTCGAGCAGTGGTGCGACCGGTTCAACGAGGACGTTCCCCCGCTCGACTCGTTCATCCTTCCCGGCGGCACGATGGCCGCCTCGCAACTGCACGTCGCGCGCACCGTGGTCCGCCGCGCCGAGCGCGCCGCCTGGGCCGCGATCGAGCAGCACGGCGACACCGTGAACGTGCTCGTGGCGAAGTACCTCAACCGCCTGAGCGACCTGCTGTTCATCCTCGGGCGCTACGCCAATCGTGAGCGTGGAGACGTGCTCTGGGTGCCCGGCGGAGACCGCACCGGGGCCTGA
- a CDS encoding F0F1 ATP synthase subunit epsilon → MTLQIELVAADRVVWSGEAREVVARTSEGDLGVLPGHAPLLSLLVPGVVRIQPVDGDVIEAAVSEGFVSVAADRVSILSEDIFLADEVDESAVTAELDEARSSSDALAVRRAEAKLRLVGKAS, encoded by the coding sequence ATGACACTGCAGATCGAGCTCGTCGCCGCCGACCGCGTCGTGTGGTCGGGCGAGGCCCGTGAGGTCGTCGCGCGCACGTCCGAGGGTGACCTCGGCGTGCTCCCCGGCCACGCGCCGCTGCTGTCGCTGTTGGTGCCCGGCGTCGTCAGGATCCAGCCGGTCGATGGTGACGTCATCGAGGCCGCCGTCAGCGAGGGCTTCGTGTCCGTCGCCGCGGACCGGGTGTCCATCCTGTCCGAGGACATCTTCCTGGCCGACGAGGTCGACGAGTCGGCGGTCACGGCCGAGCTCGACGAGGCCCGTTCGTCCTCCGACGCGCTCGCCGTGCGTCGGGCCGAGGCGAAGCTGCGCCTGGTCGGCAAGGCGTCCTGA
- a CDS encoding protein meaA — protein MSVQPDRPWVMRTYAGHSSAAESNALYRRNLAKGQTGLSVAFDLPTQTGYDPDHVLSRGEVGKVGVPIPHLGAMRRLFEDIPLSEMNTSMTINATAMWLLAMYQVAAEEQGVEPAALAGTTQNDIIKEYLSRGTYVFPPEASLRLTTDMIAYTVSTIPKWNPLNICSYHLQEAGATPVQELAFAMSTAIAVLDAVKDSGQVPDDQFEQVVGRISFFVNAGVRFVEEMCKMRAFGRLWEEITRDRYGVTDPKMRRFRYGVQVNSLGLTEAQPENNVQRIVLEMLGVTLSKDARARAVQLPAWNEALGLPRPWDQQWSLRLQQVLAFESDLLEYGDIFEGSHVIEAKVDELVEGAKAEIDRVQAMGGAVAAVVSGYMKQELVTSHAERRARIESGEMKVVGLNCYTETEPSPLTADLDAAIMVADPQAEANAIADVQQWRSERDQQAVDAALEALQQQAKTEQNLMAATLDAVRAGATVGEWAGALREVFGEYRAPTGVSGVSGVAEAGTELTAVREKVRQTGEELGGRLRFLVGKPGLDGHSNGAEQVAVRARDAGFEVIYQGIRLTPEQIVAAAVAEDVHVVGLSILSGSHMELVPDVQKGLADAGLTNVPVIVGGIIPDSDGRKLEAAGIAAVFTPKDFGMTDIMSRVVDEIRKANDLPV, from the coding sequence ATGTCAGTGCAGCCTGATCGCCCGTGGGTGATGCGAACCTACGCCGGCCACAGTTCCGCCGCCGAGTCCAACGCGCTCTACCGGCGCAATCTCGCGAAGGGTCAGACCGGTCTGTCGGTCGCGTTCGACCTGCCGACCCAGACCGGGTACGACCCGGACCACGTGCTGTCGCGCGGTGAGGTCGGCAAGGTCGGTGTGCCGATCCCGCACCTCGGTGCGATGCGTCGTCTGTTCGAGGACATCCCGCTGTCGGAGATGAACACCTCGATGACGATCAACGCGACGGCGATGTGGCTGCTGGCCATGTACCAGGTCGCCGCCGAGGAGCAGGGCGTCGAGCCCGCCGCGCTGGCCGGCACGACGCAGAACGACATCATCAAGGAGTACCTCTCGCGGGGCACCTACGTGTTCCCGCCCGAGGCGTCGCTGCGGCTGACGACCGACATGATCGCCTACACGGTGTCGACGATCCCGAAGTGGAACCCGCTGAACATCTGCAGCTACCACCTGCAGGAGGCCGGCGCCACGCCCGTGCAGGAGCTCGCGTTCGCGATGAGCACCGCCATCGCGGTGCTCGACGCCGTCAAGGACTCCGGACAGGTGCCGGACGACCAGTTCGAGCAGGTCGTCGGCCGCATCTCGTTCTTCGTCAACGCCGGCGTGCGCTTCGTCGAGGAGATGTGCAAGATGCGCGCCTTCGGCCGGCTGTGGGAGGAGATCACCCGCGACCGCTACGGCGTCACCGACCCGAAGATGCGCCGCTTCCGCTACGGCGTGCAGGTCAACTCCCTCGGTCTCACCGAGGCGCAGCCCGAGAACAACGTGCAGCGCATCGTGCTGGAGATGCTGGGCGTCACGCTGAGCAAGGACGCCCGCGCCCGCGCGGTGCAGCTGCCGGCGTGGAACGAGGCGCTGGGTCTGCCGCGTCCGTGGGACCAGCAGTGGTCGCTGCGCCTGCAGCAGGTGCTGGCCTTTGAGTCGGACCTGCTCGAGTACGGCGACATCTTCGAGGGCTCGCACGTCATCGAGGCCAAGGTCGACGAGCTGGTCGAGGGCGCCAAGGCCGAGATCGATCGCGTCCAGGCGATGGGCGGCGCTGTCGCGGCCGTCGTGTCGGGCTACATGAAGCAGGAGCTCGTCACCTCGCACGCGGAGCGCCGCGCCCGGATCGAGTCCGGCGAGATGAAGGTCGTCGGCCTGAACTGCTACACCGAGACCGAGCCGTCCCCGCTGACGGCCGACCTCGACGCGGCGATCATGGTCGCCGATCCGCAGGCCGAGGCCAACGCCATCGCCGACGTGCAGCAGTGGCGCAGCGAGCGCGACCAGCAGGCCGTCGACGCGGCGCTCGAGGCGCTGCAGCAGCAGGCCAAGACCGAGCAGAACCTCATGGCCGCCACGCTGGACGCCGTGCGCGCCGGCGCGACCGTGGGGGAGTGGGCCGGGGCCCTGCGTGAGGTCTTCGGCGAGTACCGAGCGCCCACGGGCGTGTCAGGAGTCAGTGGCGTGGCCGAGGCCGGAACCGAGTTGACCGCTGTCCGCGAGAAGGTCCGCCAGACCGGCGAGGAGCTGGGCGGACGCCTGCGGTTCCTGGTCGGCAAGCCGGGCCTGGACGGGCACTCCAACGGCGCCGAGCAGGTCGCCGTGCGTGCCCGTGACGCCGGTTTCGAGGTGATCTACCAGGGCATCCGTCTGACGCCCGAGCAGATCGTCGCGGCCGCCGTCGCCGAGGACGTTCACGTCGTGGGCCTGTCGATTCTGTCCGGATCGCATATGGAGCTCGTGCCGGATGTCCAGAAGGGCCTGGCCGACGCCGGTCTGACGAACGTGCCGGTCATCGTCGGCGGGATCATCCCGGACTCCGACGGCCGCAAGCTGGAGGCTGCCGGCATCGCCGCGGTCTTCACGCCCAAGGACTTCGGCATGACCGACATCATGAGCCGCGTCGTCGACGAGATCCGCAAGGCCAACGACCTGCCCGTCTGA
- a CDS encoding DUF2550 domain-containing protein: MPLWMWLVDSLAIIVVLGVLLVGAIIARRRWIARKGVTFELSVNRGAEHSAAGWMLGVAVYGDDRIDWYRTFSLSPKPRYRFVRGQVLIEGRRDPVGAEEYALHDGHIVVRTENAEGIEQFALSPNSLTGLLSWLESSPPGRGVNNVL, from the coding sequence ATGCCGCTGTGGATGTGGCTGGTCGACTCCCTCGCGATCATCGTCGTGCTGGGCGTGCTCCTCGTGGGCGCGATCATCGCCAGGCGGCGGTGGATCGCCCGTAAGGGTGTCACGTTCGAATTGAGCGTCAATCGAGGCGCCGAGCATTCAGCCGCAGGCTGGATGCTCGGCGTCGCGGTCTATGGCGACGACCGCATCGACTGGTACCGCACGTTCTCCCTCTCGCCCAAGCCGCGGTATCGCTTCGTCCGCGGGCAGGTCCTGATCGAGGGGCGCCGGGATCCGGTCGGGGCCGAGGAGTACGCGTTGCACGACGGCCACATCGTCGTCCGCACCGAGAACGCCGAGGGCATCGAGCAGTTCGCCCTGAGCCCCAATTCCCTGACCGGGCTGCTGTCGTGGCTCGAGTCCTCGCCGCCGGGGCGCGGCGTCAACAACGTCCTGTGA
- the atpD gene encoding F0F1 ATP synthase subunit beta, with amino-acid sequence MTATVEETTTDKAAVTGRVARVIGPVLDIEFPADQMPEIYNALLVDTEVAGTKETLTLEVAQHIGDGMVRAISLRPTDGVVRGTPVTNTGEPISVPVGDQTLGKVFNTTGQVMNLAEGETWEVKERWGIHRKAPAFDQLESKTEMFQTGIKVIDLLTPYVLGGKIGLFGGAGVGKTVLIQEMIARVAKDHDGVSVFAGVGERTREGNDLIVEMEESGVLDKVALVFGQMDEPPGARLRVALSALTMAEYFRDVQGQDVLLFIDNIFRFTQAGSEVSTLLGRVPSAVGYQPTLADEMGVLQERITSTRGHSITSMQAIYVPADDYTDPAPATTFAHLDATTELSREIASLGIYPAVDPLTSTSRILDPRYIAADHYATANRVKGILQRNQELQDIIAILGVDELSEEDKTIVSRARRIQRFLSQNTYVAKQFTGIEGSTVPLDETIDAFTKICDGDYDHVAEQAFFMCGGLDDVDKKWADIQKNL; translated from the coding sequence ATGACTGCAACCGTCGAAGAGACCACCACCGACAAGGCCGCTGTCACCGGCCGGGTCGCCCGCGTCATCGGACCGGTGCTCGACATCGAGTTCCCGGCCGATCAGATGCCCGAGATCTACAACGCCCTGCTGGTCGACACCGAGGTCGCCGGCACCAAGGAGACGCTGACCCTCGAGGTGGCGCAGCACATCGGTGACGGCATGGTCCGCGCCATCAGCCTGCGTCCCACCGACGGCGTCGTCCGCGGCACGCCGGTCACCAACACGGGGGAGCCGATCTCGGTTCCCGTCGGCGACCAGACCCTGGGCAAGGTCTTCAACACCACCGGACAGGTCATGAACCTGGCCGAGGGTGAGACCTGGGAGGTCAAGGAGCGCTGGGGCATCCACCGCAAGGCTCCGGCCTTCGACCAGCTCGAGTCCAAGACCGAGATGTTCCAGACCGGCATCAAGGTCATCGACCTGCTGACGCCCTACGTGCTCGGCGGCAAGATCGGCCTGTTCGGTGGCGCCGGCGTCGGCAAGACCGTGCTGATCCAGGAGATGATCGCCCGCGTCGCCAAGGACCACGACGGCGTGTCGGTGTTCGCCGGTGTCGGCGAGCGCACCCGTGAGGGCAACGACCTCATCGTCGAGATGGAGGAGTCCGGCGTCCTCGACAAGGTCGCGCTGGTCTTCGGCCAGATGGACGAGCCGCCGGGAGCGCGTCTGCGCGTGGCGCTGTCCGCTCTGACGATGGCGGAGTACTTCCGCGACGTCCAGGGCCAGGACGTGCTGCTGTTCATCGACAACATCTTCCGCTTCACGCAGGCCGGCTCCGAGGTCTCGACCCTGCTGGGTCGCGTCCCCTCGGCCGTGGGCTACCAGCCCACGCTGGCCGACGAGATGGGCGTGCTGCAGGAGCGCATCACCTCGACGCGTGGTCACTCGATCACGTCGATGCAGGCGATCTACGTTCCCGCCGACGACTACACCGACCCGGCCCCGGCCACGACGTTCGCGCACCTGGACGCCACGACCGAGCTGAGCCGCGAGATCGCGTCGCTGGGCATCTACCCGGCCGTGGACCCGCTGACGTCGACGTCGCGCATCCTCGACCCCCGCTACATCGCCGCCGATCACTACGCGACGGCGAACCGGGTCAAGGGCATCCTGCAGCGCAACCAGGAGCTCCAGGACATCATCGCGATCCTCGGTGTCGACGAGCTCAGCGAAGAGGACAAGACGATCGTGTCGCGCGCACGTCGTATCCAGCGCTTCCTCTCGCAGAACACCTACGTGGCCAAGCAGTTCACGGGCATCGAGGGTTCGACCGTCCCGCTCGACGAGACGATCGACGCCTTCACCAAGATCTGTGACGGCGACTACGACCACGTGGCCGAGCAGGCGTTCTTCATGTGCGGCGGTCTGGACGACGTCGACAAGAAGTGGGCCGACATCCAGAAGAACCTCTGA
- a CDS encoding ferritin, giving the protein MASEQFVRALQDQIGHEFSAHQQYVGIATYYDALTMPQMAALFYAQAVEERDHAMMMIQYLLDQDQAIVIPALAAPRMDFADVVEPVQVALDQEKRVTSQINELTRVARDDNDFASDQFMQWFIKEQVEEVAKMSDLLAVVTRSKHDYERIEDWIAREETGEGSDPTAPPIAGA; this is encoded by the coding sequence ATGGCTTCCGAGCAGTTCGTCAGGGCCCTGCAGGACCAGATCGGGCACGAGTTCAGTGCGCACCAGCAGTACGTGGGCATCGCGACCTACTACGACGCGCTGACGATGCCGCAGATGGCTGCGCTGTTCTACGCCCAGGCCGTCGAGGAGCGCGATCACGCGATGATGATGATCCAGTACCTGCTCGACCAGGACCAGGCGATCGTCATTCCCGCGCTCGCCGCCCCGCGGATGGACTTCGCGGACGTCGTCGAGCCGGTCCAGGTCGCCCTGGACCAGGAGAAGCGCGTCACGAGCCAGATCAACGAGCTCACGCGGGTCGCCCGGGACGACAACGACTTCGCCTCCGACCAGTTCATGCAGTGGTTCATCAAGGAGCAGGTCGAGGAGGTCGCCAAGATGAGCGACCTGCTGGCCGTGGTCACCCGTTCCAAGCACGACTACGAGCGCATCGAGGACTGGATCGCGCGCGAGGAGACCGGTGAGGGCTCCGACCCCACCGCGCCGCCGATCGCGGGCGCCTGA
- a CDS encoding 3-hydroxyacyl-CoA dehydrogenase family protein — translation MAEIVDRINADDEGGRIARTLLFPYLNHAATMFGDGYATAADIDAGMRFGCGYPIGPLALIDALGAKTVVAGLSEQFARTGDPLHQPAPALVEAADQSTAFTGEGADGTAVPQVKRPVSSVGVVGTGTMASGIAQVFAQAGYDVVYVGRSQEKLDGVVAYVTKNLDRAVAKGKLDEAGKDAVLARLTGATEREALADVDLVVEAIAEDLDIKLELFRDLDRICKPGAILATTTSSLSIRACADATSRPADVIGMHFFNPAPVMKLVEVVTTDATDPDVDETVRALCLATGKHPVSCGDRAGFIVNALLFPYLNDAITLQESGAASMEQIDTAMKETKLPMGPFELLDVVGNDVSLAIQQTLHGAFGHEGWKPAASLEQVVADGKLGRKTKAGFHTY, via the coding sequence ATGGCAGAGATCGTCGATCGCATCAACGCCGATGACGAGGGTGGACGGATCGCTCGCACCCTGCTCTTCCCGTACCTCAACCACGCGGCCACCATGTTCGGCGACGGTTATGCGACCGCTGCCGACATCGACGCGGGCATGCGTTTCGGTTGCGGCTACCCGATCGGCCCGTTGGCCCTGATCGACGCCCTCGGCGCCAAGACGGTCGTCGCCGGCCTGTCCGAGCAGTTCGCCCGCACCGGCGACCCGCTGCACCAGCCGGCTCCCGCGCTGGTCGAGGCCGCCGATCAGTCCACCGCCTTCACCGGCGAGGGCGCGGACGGCACGGCCGTCCCGCAGGTCAAGCGTCCGGTCAGCTCGGTCGGCGTCGTCGGCACGGGCACGATGGCCTCGGGCATCGCCCAGGTCTTCGCCCAGGCCGGGTACGACGTCGTCTACGTCGGCCGCTCGCAGGAGAAGCTCGACGGTGTCGTCGCCTACGTGACGAAGAACCTCGACCGCGCCGTCGCCAAGGGCAAGCTCGACGAGGCAGGCAAGGACGCGGTCCTCGCCCGCCTGACCGGAGCCACCGAGCGTGAGGCGCTGGCCGACGTCGACCTCGTCGTCGAGGCGATCGCCGAGGATCTCGACATCAAGCTCGAGCTCTTCCGCGACCTGGACCGCATCTGCAAGCCCGGCGCGATCCTGGCCACGACGACGTCCTCGCTGTCCATCCGCGCCTGCGCCGATGCCACGAGCCGTCCGGCCGACGTCATCGGCATGCACTTCTTCAACCCCGCGCCGGTCATGAAGCTGGTCGAGGTCGTCACGACCGACGCCACCGATCCCGACGTCGACGAGACGGTCCGCGCGCTGTGCCTGGCGACGGGCAAGCACCCGGTCTCGTGCGGCGACCGCGCGGGCTTCATCGTCAACGCGCTGCTGTTCCCGTACCTGAACGACGCGATCACGCTGCAGGAGTCGGGCGCGGCGTCGATGGAGCAGATCGACACGGCGATGAAGGAGACCAAGCTCCCGATGGGGCCGTTCGAGCTCCTCGACGTGGTCGGCAACGACGTCTCGCTGGCGATCCAGCAGACGCTGCACGGCGCGTTCGGTCACGAGGGCTGGAAGCCGGCTGCGTCGCTCGAGCAGGTCGTCGCCGACGGCAAGCTCGGTCGCAAGACCAAGGCTGGCTTCCACACCTACTGA
- the nucS gene encoding endonuclease NucS has translation MRIVVARCQVDYAGRLTAHLPLALRVIMVKSDGSVLIHADGGSYKPLNWMSPPCTLREGVSEDGVPEWTVTAKKTDDTLRIRLEEVLHDSEHELGVDPGLQKDGVEKHLQELLAEHTAALEEGMSLVRREYMTAIGPVDLLCRDASGASVAVEIKRRGEIDGVEQLTRYLELMNRDPKLRPVRGIFAAQEIKPQARTLAKDRGIDCVIVDYDELRGLDDPSLRLF, from the coding sequence GTGAGAATCGTCGTCGCCCGCTGCCAGGTCGACTACGCCGGCCGGCTGACGGCCCACCTGCCGTTGGCCCTGCGGGTCATCATGGTCAAGTCCGACGGCTCGGTGCTGATCCACGCCGACGGCGGCTCGTACAAGCCGCTCAACTGGATGAGCCCGCCGTGCACGCTGCGTGAGGGCGTCTCCGAGGACGGCGTCCCCGAGTGGACCGTCACGGCCAAGAAGACCGACGACACCCTGCGGATCCGCCTCGAGGAGGTCCTGCACGACTCCGAGCACGAGCTCGGCGTCGATCCGGGCCTGCAGAAGGACGGCGTCGAGAAGCACCTGCAGGAACTGCTGGCCGAGCACACCGCCGCCCTCGAGGAGGGCATGTCGCTGGTGCGCCGCGAGTACATGACCGCCATCGGGCCGGTCGACCTGCTGTGCCGCGACGCCTCCGGCGCGTCGGTGGCGGTCGAGATCAAGCGCCGGGGTGAGATCGACGGCGTCGAGCAGCTGACCCGCTACCTCGAGCTGATGAACCGCGACCCGAAGCTGCGCCCCGTGCGCGGCATCTTCGCCGCGCAGGAGATCAAGCCCCAGGCCCGCACGCTGGCCAAGGACCGCGGCATCGACTGCGTCATCGTCGACTACGACGAGTTGCGCGGCCTCGACGACCCGAGCCTGCGCCTGTTCTGA